A window of Pseudoliparis swirei isolate HS2019 ecotype Mariana Trench chromosome 2, NWPU_hadal_v1, whole genome shotgun sequence genomic DNA:
GCATGAAAGTACAAGTTACGTTATGCCAAATACCCATTTAACAACTATTTGCCACAACAGTCCATTTGAGTAAAAGTTACCTAaacaaagttttttaaaaactgtacaGTATGTATTCTGTATCTCAGTCATTTCTTACTCAATATAAATAATTGAAGAAAGTCAGTAACACTTAGTAGCTAAACAGATTTCATGCACTGCTGAATGCATAACTGTGTCAAGATGCCTCACAAATATGAAGCGTGTTTGATGAGAGCGGCCTCTTTCCAGACAGTTGCCTGACTCAGGAACAGCTGGTCCGAACATAACAGCAGGACAGTGATGTGGTCTTGCCAGATGTGTATTCAGGATTGAGTCAGGTCTGTGAATAGGCCTGTTCGTTTAGTTGCCAATATCAAAATAGTGCTGAAAGTGCCTTCACTGCAGTAGATAATATAAAACTACCTGCACTGTAAGCACTTTGACACTACAATGACTTTCACAGGGAGCTTTTGAATGACATGATGCATTCGGATGCCTTACAATTCACAACGCGGGGCTTTCCAGAGGATACAGATGTGCACAGGGGTCTgcgaaaaataaaacacaatatcaaGAAAATGTTAGTAACTTCAAAAAAAAGGCTGAAATCCATGGTGCGAGTGATCAGTTATGGTGTGGTCTCCTAAATGTCAAAAAGTTATGAACTCTGAGTTAACAAATGTTAATGATGTTTTCAAGGTGATGGTTATCTGGCAAATaactacaaacacacagatagtcaatgttaaataaaataaaacacgggACAGGCATCCCTGCAGCTACAACCAGAGAATGTCAGTCATTATTTTGGGGTTAAAGGTTTGATAATATATTCTTGAGTGGAACATGTTATGAAAACGTACGAGCCACTTTAGCACTAGTTTAAATAACCAGTAATTACGCAATGAAGGCATTGTGTAACGTATCACAGCCTTGTTATGTAACATATACAAAGTGGCTTATGTATACAATCGGGTTTGCCTCTCATACATTTGATGCAAGTACAAAGGAAGTTAAGACAATACGGAAACAGATCCGTTTTGGTGCAGCTCGTGCCTTTGGTCATGAATGATTCATTTTGCATGTGAATTATTGTACAAAGCCTTGCTATCACAAGGACGGAAGTATCCTCCAACCCTCCTAATTGTCTCTCACTGCAATTTGATGCGCACGAGTTCAGAAAACAATTGGGAAAGTTTGCGACGTTTAACGGAGTTTGTGCAGGTGTTGAGGGGGTGTGGACACCAACGCGAAGCCACCACGTGTAACGCGGCTTCAATAACATATTTCAAAAGGGAACAGGAGTGTAAACCAAGAAAATAGAGACACTTATGCTCCGTCACATTGCTGCACCCCTCCCCCACGCGCTAACATGGCGCCCACGAGTCCGCATTTCGTTAACTACTTCCACCAGACTGGATAGCGCGATACAAGTAGAACCAACGTGATGTTGATGACGTTTTTACAGCCGTGTACTCAACACTGAAATCAGGTGCACCTGCGCTCATTTCGACCGGGCGCGTGTGACCAGTGCTTCTGCAAACTTGCGCCAGAATGCAGCACACAACAAGCTAGTAGCACCCGAAGGCTCCCATCAAAACAGTGCACTGGGAGCATGTGCTAGCCAAACATGCTAGCGCGTGACACCTGCTAACACGGCCAGGTTTTACGAAGAATAGTATTCGATAATTACTTTAAATGCCACAGATccgtaatataaatatatattaagcgTATAGGCAAATAGCCTAAAAGACGCACCACGCCAGCAGGTTGTGGTTGGCTTACATCCTCCATCCACTTCCCAGCACTCGCTTATCTTAGCCAATCTAGCTGCTTCGGATAGCTTACACATGCGTGCTAACACAAACTAAATGTCAGTGCATGCCGAGTGCTCGTGGACACCGGCGCCCCAACTTAAGCACACGCGCAATGTGACAGATAAAGCCGGTGTCAATAATGCAACTTCACGATACCGTCGGGTTGTTAACGTTAGCAGCTGGTTAGCTAACAGCGGGATAGCAAAGGCGCGCGGCCTGCAAAcccatgtgctgctgctgctttgttCTGGAGGCACTTTTTAAGTGTGCAGCATGGCTCATAAATGGACCGAGAACTTAATATTCGGCCAACATGCGGTCGACAACCGGAGCACGCGAGTCCGTAACTCACAGCTACTACCGAAGTGTCTAATGCCTCGTTTTCACGAGTATCACTTCGCCCGTGGCACATACTTCAGGAGGTGCAACACATGCTTTTCAAATCTCCCTCATTCTCCAGCTATGGAGGAGACGTTGCCATGCGATGCGCCCCGTACAGCATTGTTTTCAAACGCGGATATTGAAGATTAAAACGTGTTTTTGCCCCCCTGTGCATGTGAAAGTGTGGCTGCGACGTCGCACACAGCGGCGAGCAGTTCACTTGCAAACATGTAGTCTCCAGAAAAGGCCAACAACAGGTTTCTTGCCAATAACATGCGCGTAGTGAGCCACTAACGTTagcttctaaaaaaaaaatccaccatcttcacTCACTTGTACCGACTTACCGTTTACTCACTGTTTCAGGGATATCTGCAAaactgagaaaagaaaaaaaagacttcgCAAATAAAGGTAGCGGCTACGACGAATAATCCAAAAAGCACAACCATGTGCTACTATTATGATTGGCAAGGAGTTTGTGAATCGTAGTAAGATTGCGAAAGTGGCGCGAGTAGAGTCTCGGTTTAACCATGTGGTGAATGAAGGGCGGCTCCCAGCCAGCGTCGCTAAACCCCGACTCCGTCATTAGCATAAATCAACTACTTCCTCTCCAAATTTACCCGCTGGATTTTCACTGTTGATAAACATGCGGCAGGGTCGGTCGATAATCTCAAACTTTTTTCgtgaggaaaaaaacaaggaaGCACAAAGGCTGTTCATTGAGGCGACATTAAAATAAGACTTGCACAAGGGACTACTTATTTCGGGCTATATGTTTTCCTGCGTAATTTTGAGGAAACACATTCTTAGAAGAATAAACATaagaaataactaaataaatcaaGCATTCATAACTATTCTGTCCCTTAATAAAGCATAATACATAATTTGATCGAGAAAAAAATTCAATTTAGGACAAAATATTTGCGAGCTGAAAACAAAATCAGATGGTCTCACAAACAGATGAACATTCAACAAAAATACATCAATAATAATGCAAGTGAGGTCAGAAGCCTAAAAGGCTTTTAGTTGTTTTCTGTCTTTCCCTAAATGTAAATACCAAGGTGATTGAACGCGTCTCAATTTACTTACTTACCGGGATATTTCCTAGAAGGCAATCTGTCTTTTAATTATCAAATAATTATAACATTGTTTTACGAACCATGATAATACTTTACTTTAATCGTAATCCACCACATGAGCTGCAGCTGTTCACTCTGGACGAAGAAGGTAAATTAGAAGATCTGACATGGAAACAGTGCGACTTAAATCTATAATCTATAATGTAAAGACAAAGTAGGAAATATCTGTTATTGTATCCTCAATTTGTCCATTTAGCATAATTAtgcttatttaaataataaggtAATTAAATAATATGACACCAAAATCCAATCACTTGGAATAAACTGTAACAGTTAGAGATTAAATAAAACACGCAAGTGTCTAAAGTGGCAGGTTTGCATTGTGAGATTTATTGTAACTTCAGTGGTGTCGAGTTAATGTGGTGAATGGGTtttaaaactgtaaaaaaatgcAGACAGTTGCTAAAATGCTGCTATAAACTCTCTTCCACCAACATGTACACTGAGTCTTCTTGATGACTGTAGAGCAAAGATCTTTTTTCATATCAATCCCCACATATTCTGCAAAGATGAACCTGTTGGACAGGTAGTAAACgcttcagagaggagagagggagcgcacTGAGGCCTTcaacacatgcatgtgcacacacaccacagatcAACATAGATTAAATTGTTATCGCCAGTCAACAAGTGATATgatcgtcatgaaggtggaaaacgtttcgttaatgccgtcgaaatcctaaatgaaggctggagcaagctgctcccccgtcatgtgtctaaagacacgctcactcctgtgtgtagttattcaatgtgtgtccttatcgtaacaacaggtaacagtcatgtttaatctggaccagtgagtgctgcacagggtagagtatagttacgaggatatatgtggatccgtagtctcgaatataaaacataagagatgtgagacaGCACTCAGTGTTGTTGTATCACAATTTAATctgagtcgatcacagtttcccagctgacagcggtgggcgagctgggtgtaaacaacgggctacatgcttcattacacactgtatgaagagtaaactggtctcacatcgactggacgtcagataacgacgtataacataaatatcagactgacaacaagagcattttgtcaagtatttattgaagttagtagtatattgaacaggcatcagcagagtcacctactttgtcctcgctccgtgtcctcggcgtctcaactacagcctcctgaacaggtatcacattttacagcaaagtcatccgtgtttagtctttcaaacattagcgttacatcaaaagaacgtgacagagaggctaagcgatggaaatgtgcatttcctagttagtcgagacgggtcctgcgaggcaactcgaggcccactcctacggcacatctgcctcatgcacgcgtaccaaaaccagttaattcaaaaaccagttaataccgcacaccgggggctatgtgctggtaactaggggtaactagcgaattaaccacaacgtgttgagcgagtaaaatcaggtgaaaaagcgttgcgaatattcaattccaaccgctgaaatctgtctttggtaatgcagaaggacatgaggttgctgggctctcgcataatcaaacagcggacacgatagccaggtcaacttcttctgacatttaataagtggaccccaagatggcgcgattgagatgctgacgtcacgtgaatacgctctatgcTTAAATTCTTacagatctttttttaaagttttggtTGAACCCAAATTAAACTCAAATAAAATCAAAGGTCTGTTGTAATTATTAAAACGTATTGGTGTAACTCATATCTGCAGCAgcattttgacatttttaacggaaaataaataaatgccttTGAGTTTGGTCGCACAGACGTTTGAATCTACCCGGTTGCCGTAGGTCATGCTCTGTTCAGTCCGCTCTGTCATGGCCGCTCTTCACGGAAGCCACATCAACCTGCCACAATAATGTAACCCCACACATCAGACACGATTCTTTCCGGTCATTTATTGTGGAACCTAACAGCGACACTGAATATTTCCATACAACACTATAATATGTTTACCACAGTATAATATCTTCACTAATTTTAGCACTTCGTCTGGCGATTGAGtcggttttgtttgttttgaaggtTGAAGTACTTGATTTCCGGTCGTGAAAGTAGCACATTTGTGTTCCTCTCCTGTTAACTTCATGATGTTTTTCACGTTCAGCCTTTTAATATTAGTTCCCTGTTGATGCTGGGGAGTTCAAGGTGAGTTTAACGTTGTGTTAGATGATATACCAAATAATGTTAGGATGTCATTTTAAGAATATATAACGCCGACTGACACCACATCCATTCTACAATGTAGCTGCTCTACTTTGACTGTGCCATGCATGTCAGAGCGCACCACTGAATTGTTCATGCACATAAGCAGTGGTGTGCAGACGCATGCATAGTTGCATTAGCGTCTTTTAATCACGGTTCCCATCAAGAGGAAGTATTCACTGACGTGTGCTGGACTAATTCTAGAAACAATATATTTCTGCAGTTATCatgtatgttacatgtttatTCAAATATCATACCCTAATGTTCTGTCATTTCAAGTGTACAATATATGTAGAATACAAGTGTATCGACTTAAACCGTGTTCTTGTTCAttgctttaaaatgtattctttcCACATCTCCATTTCACCCTCTTGTACAAGCACCATTTGCTTGTCCTTTACAATAatataactaataataatatatagtgtTTGTCAGACTTGGAATCTTTTGTTAAGTTGGCATTTGCTGGCTTTCTTTTGAAATCATGTCTTTGTCTGGCAGATTGATGGCTTCCTGTGTGCTGTGTCGTCGGGTGCCCAGGCTACGCTACTTCCCAGGCCTGAGAAAGGACTTTACCAAGGCTCAGTATGTGCCTGTCAAACAAGAGGATGAGATGGATGATCTTgaggggaagaaagaaataTTGCAACACCAGGAAGCCTTTCGCCAGGGGGGGTACAGGTTGCATTACAACCCTTCCTCTTATCATGCCTCTGTGTGGAACTCAGCAACCTCCCAGAGCCAAACCgataatgatgatgaggatgaacaGTGTCTATCCACTCTCGCACCTTCCTTCTGGCAACAGAGCAATCACTACAGTGTGAGTTGTTCACGGCATCTCTCCAGCTCACAGAACACACTTCTTGATTTAGCATTCAACAAAGGCCCTGAACCTGAGAGGTCATCTGTTTCACCATACGACAGAAAACCCACACCGCCAGATGTCAAAGTAGATACACGTGCCTTCCTCAAATGTCGGCCAGGGTATGCCtccatgacccttgacctcacCCAGCGGCCTCATCCAATTGAATGGGACGAGGCCGTGCCGCTGCTCCAAAAAGTGACTGTTTTAAAAGGCAGCATGAAACCATCTGATGTGTCTCAGTTTCTTGTGGAGCTCAGTCGCTTGCACCCGGACAAGATGACATTAGTGAGGAGTGACCAGCGCTTTATCATGCTCCTCCGATATTCTGTGGAAAACCTTCGCCTCTTCACTCAACATCAGCTGCTGGAGGTGCTGCAGTCCTTTGTGTGGCTGGACATGCCCTCTGCACACACTGTACTCGGGCTGTATGAGGCTGAGCTAATCCGCCGGGCCAACCAGATGACTTTACACCATTTGCTGTTAGCTGCTGACTTGTGGCGTTGCATTGGTCGCCGGGTGCCGCAGTTCTTACAGCACCTCTATGATTCCGTCCGCCTGAATCTGGGACAGATTGGGGTCCCTGAGCTGGTGCAACTGATGTATATAATGGGAGAGGGTAGGCAGTGCTCAAAGGACTTGATCCATCCTGTCGAGCAGCTTCTCATGCGTCACTTACAGCAACTTTATCCTGAGGAAGTTGGTGCTGTTTGCTTGGGGCTATTTAAATCCCAGACTTCCATATCTGAGGGAGCAGTAACCCGTATTGTTGATAAGGCGCACTCTGTTGTGGAGGAGATGAGTGATTTTGCCATTGTGAATGTGCTGAAATTATTGCGTTTCAGCTACCTGTATCACAGGGCGTGGCTGCAGGCCCTGTCACGGGAAATTCCCCGACGGGCCCATGGGATGGGTGTCCAGGGGCTAATGCATGTGGCACTGGCCTGTTCGGCGCTCCATTACCGCGATGATAACATCCTATTGGCAATTGCGGAGAGAATTCCCTCGCTGGTGCCGCACTGCAGGAGCAAAGACTCATGTAAACTGCTGTGGGCCTTTGGCACATTAGGGTTCCTCCCAGCCCAGAGCCCCAGCTTCTATCCGAGCCTTACGGAGGCCCTGAGAAGGAGGAAAGCTGAATTCCAACGATACCCAGAGCATCTGCTTACTGGTCTTCTAGGCCTGTCCTTTGTCTCTCAGTTTCCAGAGGACCTAATCGCATTAGCTTTGAGTCCTGCTTTTGTCAACTCGGCACTGAAATCCGCACAGCTGGAGCTGAAAAAAGACTTTTTCACTTTGGATGAAACCGTGGCTCTGGAGTTGCCTCAGTGGAGTGGCCCGCGGCTAAGCTGTAAACTGAGAGAGGAGGTGGTAGAAATGCTGTGGAAGTTTGCTCAGTCGGACGTGTGCCGGAAACCAGAAGTTCTGGAGGCAGAATCTGCTCTGCAGGATCTGCTTGGAGGAGAACAGTTTGTATTGAAGAGAATGATTCTCCCTCACACTCGCTCCATCGACCTGGAAGTACATCTTGACTCCACTGGACAGCCAATGCCTGTGAACCCAGAACCCCACACAGCCACACCATCTAAAGATAACAGTTCATCCAAATATACTCCTCATCAGGGTTGGGAAAGTAAGGATGTAGGGGTAACTATAACTGAGGGACTTTTATCACAGCTAACAAATATTATAAAGCCCACGGAACCGTTAACCCCTTCTGCTCCGGTTAAGCCTACATCTCTCCACAGAGTAGAGCCTGATGAAGGTGGGAGACTGTTTGACACAGGGCTGGACCTGACCAGTGACATCATAGAAACTCTTGGCAAATCGCGTATCCAAGCCTCAGCCCCTCAGGACTCCCAAGGCATAGTCAAACTCGCGATCCAAGTTTCCGGCCGGAACCACTATTGCTACCATTCACAGCAGTTGTTGGGCCTCCATGCCATGAAGAGGAGACAGCTGAAGTTGTCTGGCTACAGGGTTGTAGAGCTTAGCCATCGGGTGTGGTTCCCCATGCTGAGGAAAAGCAGGGTTGAGAAGCTGGCACATCTGCACTGCAAAATCTACAACAGCCTGTAAtgattccccccctccccctcctccattgTATACGTTGAGTTAAAGTTACATTTCTTTAGAATTTCGGTCCAAATAATGCAAATACGTATAACGTATTGAATTTGTCACTGTCTTAGGCAAGGTGTTGgaatcatttcattttttacaatttatgtatttttccttttctgaataaaaattcTAACGGTCCTGAACTTTTTTTGCTAATGCCCTCCAGGGTCTGTGGaagaattattttattttgcgtCATACTTATAATCAAACTCACCATCATTCATGATGGTAGTTTTAGAGGTCACGGCATCTGTTTCAAGTGTTTTTAAAGTGTTGCCCTCTTTACAGACCAAAGATTCAGCTTGATCTTCTCAATTGATGTGaacttaatgttttttttacttattgtgtttgctaatgaACCATGCAATTTGATAAAGACCAGATTAAAATTATTTGCAAATTGAATCCCGAAGGAGAGTCAAACTAATTCCCAGCAGAGTGAATGATCACAAGTTCAGTGAAGCGTCTGTAATGCCTTGTTCATCACAAAGCTCAGACCTTCCCCTGGAGTAGGAATGTAGCTCCATCTCCAACCAGCAGGAGTCCAAGGTTTGTTCCACAAATTAGTTTTGGGGTTTAACTTTTTATCTCCTAACAATGTTTCTGAAACAGGCTACTGGGGTGTTTTCATGTTGCGTAGAATTGGCACCTACACCACTGGATTTGCTTTTTATTGAAGATTGATATGACAATAACTTCAatattagtttattttatttttatggccTGTTTCGAGGCCTTTTGGGAGCAGTATTTGATGACTTCTTCTGGCCGGTATTTATACAAGCTTTTTTTTTATGGGAAGAAATACTCCAGTGTTTAAAGGAGGGTTCTTGTAAAATACATTGTCGAGATTGGTTTTCTGAATATTGTCACTCAATGGACAATCAAGGCAGCATCCTCCTGAAATTACGATAGATTGCACAATATTTATTcttgttatattacattacatgtcatttagcagatgcatttatccaaagcgacttacaataagtgcattcaacctagagtacaaactaagaataacaagaatacagaaagtaacatttcctcaacatagtcgaactacaaaagtaccataataagagccatttaagtgccactgaagtgctaatctgtgttttaatccagatatattAAAACATTGTCAAAGTGTCTGGAGAGGAAAATGTCCATTGTCTTTGACACAGGAGGAAGTTGTTATATTAACTTGTATAAACATCAGGCGCTGTAAGTATTGGAACAACAAAAGAGGGTTGCTAAACAGATTAATTTGTAAACGTTAAGAGCTTTTTACATTGACATAATATTTAATAGTTTATCTTTTTTATCATAACTTATGGATGCAATGTTCAAcactaaataaataacacattagAGTCTTGATGGCATGCCTGCAAACGTGTCACCATTCGGTGAAATTCaacgttttgaaatcaaaataggtcatccacgtgaatcgtgtagatccgaagagtttttgttttggggtaggggggtatggaggacttaaaatgacttaagtataaataaataaatgcatgaataaatataggaataaataaataaatgcttaaataaatgttttaataaataaatacaagaataaatgtataaatacagaaattaataaatacaagttataactcaacaggacatcattaaataaatgtatttctacatttctgtatttcttcatttatttatgtctctatttatgtgtccacacgtatttcttcatttatttatgtgacatttatgtgtccgtatattcaaatgagctggggcggtccgaacctcattgtgaaacaggattggtcaagtcggggagcaagacagaagcaatcgacccctagcacttggacctgtaaagtgtagacgaacagcgtttattatgcattctcgtctgtacattctaaatactgtacagtgtatgtatatatgtactgtatatgtatgtatgtaaatatatatacaaatgattGGGCTGTGTCTCAGGAGGAtaagtatatactgtatgtacatatgtacatatatatgtgtgtgtgtttcaaagccAAGGGGGTTTCacctcaaacacacatctgtaaagttatgtaactctataATTGCTCACACTGaaggaactctgtatcatctggtcagatactgaGAAAAAGCCACATAgccgtgtataatcaatgctatcatGGCTATCAAGTGTTGTAAAAAAGGAACCAAATAgaagttttatttattactattatagataaatataccagtatcgtattcatggtattatacgtatttatggtattgtattgaattctggtattgtggtagtatcatgatatttatggcaggtattgtattaaagatcgtgacaaccaggtagaggcagaacagactcaagaaaCAGACTCAAGActtagcagagcacacaagacttgaagacttgttcaggccaaaaaattggttcatgaatgaccatattatatataatatgtattactattattatagggcccgatcactgacttagtGAGAATGGTGGACCTATTGTTCTCTTAactgacccgattcaatgtttcacctcctgtcgccttggtcaatatgacccgattcaattaaccccctgttacctttatatttactaacatattttacccttgaggtcaatatgaccccagctattaaaatctccagaaaattattagaattaatattgttttccaagtttaagtgtgaggtactttatgtttgtttgttgactgagaacaccgacatttaacatttgaatcgtcaaattgaccccgaaggGGACAGGGGGGttaatattgaatcgggtcagaaggttaaaatgtttatttttttgtagatttgtggtcagaacaatcaaatgacCGTAGTTCATACAATGTGTggcgacaaaaaaaagtcaccagcACACTACCCCCagtcacctttttcactcctcatgagtttgcaggcatGTGTTGGGCAGGTGGCACCATGCATGGTAGCCCCTGTCATCAGCGTATGAATAGGAATGTGTGAATAATGACATGAAGCTGTTCAATTGAGTATACAAGTCCATTTAGCATCCGTTTAAAAATCATACTTCTCTGCAATGTTAATATGTTTGCTAAAAAATATTTGTAGTTAATGGACATTGTTTTACTCCAAATGTATAACAGTTAGCACAATTTGGTATGATTTGGTATGAGAAAGCATTGTTTATGTCTCGCTGACTGTCATATCCAGTCGGGAACCTCTCTAAGCAGGATATCCTTGTTGTCACTCCCTAAAGAAAAAGTTGGGATGAGACCTTGGTCTGAGGATACACCGGAGAGACTACAGGTGTGTTGTGTTCCCCTTATAATGGTTTCCTTTccatcccctccccccttttcctCTGTGACCTAGAAACCGATGTTAGTGCTTCCATCTTGCCAGCTGTGTAGAAGACAAAAACAGCTTCAAGGTCCCGGACTAGGACACATTGTCTGAaggaaagacaaagacaaagaacaTCCTGTAGGGAGATTGTTGTCTGCCTAATGCCCAGACATAACTAGCATTCCTAAAAGCTGGATATCCAAACTGATCACCTGAATTGTCTTTCTCAGATAATTAACTATATGCAGCACCATatcatatatactatatatatatatccatgttGATCTAGCACAGTGGAAAGTAGAAGCCCAGGATTTGAAACACTTTGATGAATAATAGGCAATTGGACTAAAGATTTAAGTTCGGATCACTTCAGTAATGGAAGCAAACTTTTGATGTCATTGGCTTATCTGAATTCTCCTCTGTCTCAATACTCCTTTACTTGAAGTTACTTGCTGATGGGGGACAAGTGGTAttaagggaggaaaggaagtgagCAGTGGGAAAGACAAATTCAATCAGCACTACATCTGCCACCATGCGTGGGAGAGCTTGATGAGCTcctcaggaggagctggaggaggctgctgGGTAACGGGGCGTTGTGGTTCCTCTGGCGCTCCCCGATCCAGATGAGTGAAAGGAGGAATGGATAGAGAGATGATATCATTTTCCAGCAGAGGGCACTCTCAACTAAGGAAACAGCACATTATGGCTGACTGACAAGAAATAGTCCCATGACCCCTTTATACTTAAAGATATAATCCATGCAACTCACATTAATACAAATGCAAGATGTGCATCACTGTGTTCAGATAAGTCTTAACGGTCTTAGAACAAACTATTAAAGAagcattacatttacattttgacAGAATGAAATAAGGTTTTCAACAATGCAATTACTTTGCAGACTCATCAAATGAGACAGAAACACATTCAAGTACAGTAAGTACACTTTAACAAGTTAgagaaaaatcaataaatacctCTCCTATTCTCTGTGGATCTGAAAAACTGGTAAAGAGATTTGTCATTTGGGCCCTTTCAAGTCAGTGCCATCCCTGCAGCTACACATTTCACACTTCTGATGCTTTGAAGTTGAGATGATTCAGTTTCTCATTTAACGCTATTCTCTTTGTATTGAAATGCAACTCATTGAGTAGCCACATCAATGCCTTATCTAATGGAGAAGACGTTGTCTCTCTCCCCGGTGTTGTGTCAGCTCTGTTGTGTTTTCAGGTTGACACTAAC
This region includes:
- the LOC130203386 gene encoding FAST kinase domain-containing protein 5, mitochondrial — encoded protein: MLGSSRLMASCVLCRRVPRLRYFPGLRKDFTKAQYVPVKQEDEMDDLEGKKEILQHQEAFRQGGYRLHYNPSSYHASVWNSATSQSQTDNDDEDEQCLSTLAPSFWQQSNHYSVSCSRHLSSSQNTLLDLAFNKGPEPERSSVSPYDRKPTPPDVKVDTRAFLKCRPGYASMTLDLTQRPHPIEWDEAVPLLQKVTVLKGSMKPSDVSQFLVELSRLHPDKMTLVRSDQRFIMLLRYSVENLRLFTQHQLLEVLQSFVWLDMPSAHTVLGLYEAELIRRANQMTLHHLLLAADLWRCIGRRVPQFLQHLYDSVRLNLGQIGVPELVQLMYIMGEGRQCSKDLIHPVEQLLMRHLQQLYPEEVGAVCLGLFKSQTSISEGAVTRIVDKAHSVVEEMSDFAIVNVLKLLRFSYLYHRAWLQALSREIPRRAHGMGVQGLMHVALACSALHYRDDNILLAIAERIPSLVPHCRSKDSCKLLWAFGTLGFLPAQSPSFYPSLTEALRRRKAEFQRYPEHLLTGLLGLSFVSQFPEDLIALALSPAFVNSALKSAQLELKKDFFTLDETVALELPQWSGPRLSCKLREEVVEMLWKFAQSDVCRKPEVLEAESALQDLLGGEQFVLKRMILPHTRSIDLEVHLDSTGQPMPVNPEPHTATPSKDNSSSKYTPHQGWESKDVGVTITEGLLSQLTNIIKPTEPLTPSAPVKPTSLHRVEPDEGGRLFDTGLDLTSDIIETLGKSRIQASAPQDSQGIVKLAIQVSGRNHYCYHSQQLLGLHAMKRRQLKLSGYRVVELSHRVWFPMLRKSRVEKLAHLHCKIYNSL